The genomic DNA CTGCGGTTTTAAATAGCATGTTCAATGCCGATTTTGAGGCGCGATAACTGTACCAACCGCCTAGCTGATTATCCTCTATGCTTCCAACTCGAGCTCTAAGGGCTGTGATTGTGCAATCATGGTTATGATTCAGCAACGGAAATACAGCTTGCAAGCACAGCAATGGCGTAAGTGTATTGGCAGTAAAAAGCTGTTGAAAATAATTGGCATCAATATCTTCTAAGCGTTTTTCGGGTTGATTACTAAGGGTATGAAGTACGCCGTTGAATAGGATAATTTGGTGTGGCCTTACATTAAGTTGATGCAACTGTTCAGAAACCCTGTTTAAGCTTTCTGGCGAGTAATTGCAGTGCAAATATTCCACTGCATTTTTCATAGGGTTTTGACGGCTCACGGCGTATATTGTCGCATTAGGCTCTTTATCTAATATATGTGATA from Reinekea marina includes the following:
- a CDS encoding SDR family NAD(P)-dependent oxidoreductase, with product MNTMTRHYLLFGANSAISKAYISHILDKEPNATIYAVSRQNPMKNAVEYLHCNYSPESLNRVSEQLHQLNVRPHQIILFNGVLHTLSNQPEKRLEDIDANYFQQLFTANTLTPLLCLQAVFPLLNHNHDCTITALRARVGSIEDNQLGGWYSYRASKSALNMLFKTAAIELSRRSKNTRLVLFHPCTTDTALSKPFQKNLPEHKLFSPEFVANQLFNLLSNAQQFTKPNEPAYIDWQGKPINW